One Cydia pomonella isolate Wapato2018A chromosome 15, ilCydPomo1, whole genome shotgun sequence DNA window includes the following coding sequences:
- the LOC133526006 gene encoding uncharacterized protein LOC133526006: protein MKIRIEDVCLALAIVNAITTGLALLGSIVLMFIFITRVLSAPKYPGVGEEIYDDDRSSQEIYQRVFVSNEAVFNTFFGTFIAVLVLASLISFIFAVLLCNGISKRQPGQVKAYFIYGVITTAMAAHVTAAILFDGRDQQTGLLSLLGCVLQSLFLVLIYKTYTKLGREAMFKNHSRLIES, encoded by the exons ATGAAGATCCGCATTGAAGATGTCTGCCTTGCCCTGGCCATCGTAAATGCA ATCACCACAGGACTGGCCCTGTTGGGGAGCATTGTCTTGATGTTTATATTCATCACCAGAGTTCTAAGCGCTCCTAAGTATCCTG GTGTAGGAGAAGAAATATATGACGATGATCGCAGCAGTCAAGAAATATATCAAAGAGTGTTCGTATCAAATGAGGCCGTATTCAACACGTTTTTTGGGACCTTTATTGCCGTATTGGTGTTGGCTTCACTTATCTCTTTCATCTTCGCTGTGCTCCTCTGCAATGGAATTTCCAAG CGCCAGCCAGGGCAAGTAAAGGCCTACTTCATCTACGGCGTTATTACGACAGCCATGGCGGCCCACGTCACAGCCGCTATACTGTTCGATGGTCGTGACCAGCAGACCGGCCTGCTGTCGCTGCTCGGCTGTG TTCTCCAGTCACTGTTTCTCGTGCTAATCTACAAGACATACACGAAGTTGGGCAGAGAGGCGATGTTCAAGAATCACTCCCGTCTGATAGAGAGCTAA
- the LOC133526007 gene encoding uncharacterized protein LOC133526007 yields MKTVILVLTYATLATSSAVRDKRSWTYTQAYPVSNTLPIYEYPESTEIHTQAKTIYSVSVPITHTVHLEQPEYSRQIIYHNPPTTYYNNYHVPQYTQQVYTPQVYSPWPYQRYADTWC; encoded by the exons ATGAAGACTGTG ATCCTAGTCCTGACCTACGCCACGCTGGCGACTTCATCAGCCGTCCGGGACAAGCGAAGCTGGACATACACGCAGGCCTACCCCGTCTCCAACACG CTCCCCATATACGAGTACCCCGAATCCACGGAGATCCACACTCAGGCCAAGACCATCTACTCCGTTTCCGTGCCCATCACACACACAGTCCACTTGGAACAGCCAGAATATTCGCGGCAGATCATCTACCACAACCCACCAACCACGTATTATAACAACTATCACGTACCCCAGTACACACAACAGGTTTACACGCCACAAGTGTATAGCCCTTGGCCTTATCAACGTTATGCTGATACCTGGTGTTAA